A genomic window from Archaeoglobus profundus DSM 5631 includes:
- the cyaB gene encoding class IV adenylate cyclase has translation MEVEVKFRLEENVKRKIEEVAEFVCEVCERDIYFNHPCRDFLETDEALRVRKSEKVFLTYKGPKIDRETKTREEIEVEISDFDKAVEIMKKLGFKPVAEVFKVRRIYRMGDATICIDNVKDLGGFVEIEIKSENVEEAKRLVFKIADKFGLRNPITKSYLEMLLENKR, from the coding sequence ATGGAGGTTGAAGTCAAGTTTAGGCTTGAAGAGAATGTTAAAAGAAAGATTGAAGAAGTTGCAGAGTTCGTCTGCGAGGTTTGTGAAAGGGACATCTACTTCAACCATCCTTGCAGAGATTTCTTAGAGACTGATGAAGCTTTGAGGGTTAGAAAATCTGAGAAGGTTTTCTTGACGTACAAGGGTCCGAAAATCGATAGGGAAACCAAGACGAGAGAGGAGATAGAAGTTGAGATAAGCGATTTTGATAAAGCCGTAGAAATTATGAAAAAGCTGGGTTTTAAACCAGTAGCTGAAGTCTTCAAAGTTAGAAGAATATACAGAATGGGGGATGCAACAATCTGCATAGATAACGTCAAAGATTTGGGTGGGTTTGTCGAGATAGAAATAAAGAGTGAGAACGTTGAAGAAGCTAAGAGGTTAGTCTTCAAGATTGCGGATAAATTCGGTTTAAGGAATCCAATAACGAAATCTTACTTGGAGATGCTTCTTGAGAATAAACGTTAA
- a CDS encoding radical SAM protein — protein sequence MWNLRPDAIAVWKNPVVRERLSWYYKVMNDDMPAKFIICKKIHVDYDKDADLKELWKIHDEKSKVFNEFLEAVKDGKIDIEKIPDASPNFLDLKVDIAYRILESCEFCERKCGVNRAKGEVGVCGVKWPNVHSYFHHYGEEAPLVPSGTIFYGGCNFKCVFCQNHDISQEYPNDGEVVDAKKLASIQEELRLTGARNINHVGGDPTPNLHVILESFKYLNVNVPQLWNSNMYCSVETMKLLREVIDIWLPDLKYGNDRCAERLSLVKNYWSVVTRNIKWAHDWSDIIIRHLVLPNHLECCTKPVLKWIAENCPRALVNIMEQYRPLFKVLKYPEKYKDIARRPTIEEMEEAYKYARDLGIVYEPVS from the coding sequence ATGTGGAATCTGAGACCTGACGCAATAGCGGTTTGGAAGAATCCAGTTGTTAGGGAGAGGCTTAGCTGGTACTACAAGGTTATGAACGATGATATGCCCGCCAAGTTCATTATATGTAAGAAGATTCACGTTGATTACGATAAGGACGCTGATCTGAAAGAGCTTTGGAAGATTCACGATGAGAAATCTAAGGTATTTAACGAATTCTTAGAAGCTGTCAAGGATGGAAAGATTGACATCGAAAAGATTCCAGATGCAAGCCCAAATTTCTTGGATTTGAAGGTGGATATAGCTTATAGAATTCTCGAAAGTTGCGAATTCTGTGAGAGAAAGTGCGGAGTTAACAGGGCTAAAGGAGAGGTAGGTGTTTGTGGTGTTAAGTGGCCAAACGTCCACAGCTACTTCCACCACTACGGTGAAGAAGCTCCTCTAGTTCCAAGCGGGACGATATTCTACGGCGGATGTAACTTCAAATGTGTATTTTGCCAGAATCACGACATAAGTCAGGAGTATCCAAATGATGGAGAGGTTGTCGATGCAAAAAAACTCGCTTCGATACAGGAGGAGTTGAGGTTAACTGGTGCAAGGAACATAAACCACGTCGGAGGTGATCCAACTCCAAATCTCCACGTAATACTCGAGAGCTTCAAGTATTTGAACGTGAACGTTCCACAGCTTTGGAACAGCAACATGTACTGTAGCGTTGAGACTATGAAGCTTTTGAGAGAGGTTATAGACATATGGTTACCCGACTTGAAGTACGGAAATGACAGATGTGCTGAGAGACTCAGCTTGGTTAAGAACTACTGGAGTGTCGTTACAAGAAACATAAAGTGGGCTCACGATTGGAGTGATATAATCATAAGACATCTAGTCCTACCAAACCACTTGGAATGTTGCACAAAACCCGTGCTTAAGTGGATTGCGGAAAACTGCCCAAGAGCTTTGGTCAACATAATGGAGCAGTACAGACCACTCTTCAAGGTTTTGAAGTATCCTGAAAAGTATAAGGATATAGCCAGAAGGCCTACGATAGAGGAAATGGAAGAAGCTTATAAGTATGCAAGGGATTTGGGCATAGTTTACGAGCCTGTCAGCTGA
- a CDS encoding glycosyltransferase, which yields MRIAILIPVSPFEPLETVSKSVERLKKLDLKGFEVKIVYVVDKKNPNDERVDFLKKAGVDVLVRNSNRGKRAGAINDGIEFLKDFNPKYLVIFDVDSNPSVDFVKNCVYALENDEKAYLASTRRYVYNPINLPSKTVWLEYHLINFLLKRTKFKQFNGLIGVVRFDLISKYRLNEEAVAEDADFATRMHCLGYRALLVEGKLFEQAPMSWKDIFNQRCRWYYGGLQLWRYFKDVLKTKNWGFITSWISSLTLTYVVSLFLPLLPLGLPYMIHKIGFKEASKGFVGLLIHVTVLQTASIYSIVKFLIGKRVEWKPVERFEQIS from the coding sequence TCACCTTTCGAACCCCTTGAAACTGTTTCGAAATCTGTCGAGAGGTTAAAAAAGTTGGACTTGAAAGGTTTCGAAGTTAAGATTGTTTACGTCGTAGATAAAAAGAATCCTAACGACGAAAGAGTTGATTTCCTTAAGAAGGCTGGAGTAGACGTTTTGGTTAGAAACAGCAATAGAGGTAAAAGGGCTGGTGCAATAAACGACGGTATCGAATTTTTAAAGGATTTTAATCCTAAATACCTCGTCATATTCGACGTAGATTCTAATCCGAGTGTAGACTTCGTTAAAAACTGTGTTTACGCCTTAGAGAATGATGAGAAGGCTTATTTAGCTTCAACCAGGAGATACGTTTACAATCCCATAAATCTGCCTTCAAAGACGGTGTGGCTCGAATACCATCTGATAAACTTTCTACTCAAGAGAACCAAGTTCAAGCAGTTCAACGGGTTGATAGGTGTAGTGAGGTTTGATCTAATTTCGAAGTATCGTTTGAATGAAGAAGCGGTAGCTGAGGATGCCGATTTTGCTACAAGAATGCACTGCTTAGGTTACAGGGCTTTGCTCGTTGAAGGTAAGCTTTTTGAGCAAGCTCCTATGAGTTGGAAGGATATATTCAATCAGAGGTGCAGATGGTACTACGGGGGATTGCAACTTTGGAGATACTTTAAGGATGTTTTAAAAACGAAGAATTGGGGTTTTATAACCTCTTGGATTTCCTCGTTAACTTTAACTTATGTCGTATCCTTATTTTTACCACTTCTACCGTTAGGATTGCCGTACATGATCCACAAGATAGGGTTTAAGGAAGCTTCGAAGGGTTTCGTCGGGTTGCTCATTCATGTAACGGTTTTACAAACCGCATCGATTTATTCAATAGTCAAGTTCTTGATCGGAAAAAGAGTTGAATGGAAGCCCGTAGAGAGGTTTGAACAGATCAGCTGA